From a single Columba livia isolate bColLiv1 breed racing homer chromosome 19, bColLiv1.pat.W.v2, whole genome shotgun sequence genomic region:
- the NELFB gene encoding negative elongation factor B isoform X3 has protein sequence MPSIQPVVMCVMKHLPKVPEKKLKLVMADKDLYKACAVEVKRQIWQDNQALFGDEVSPLLKQYILEKENILFSNDISVLHNFFSPSPKTRRQGEVVQKLTQMIGKNVKLYDMVLQFLRTLFLRTRNVHYCTLRAELLMSLHDLEINEICTVDPCHKFTWCLDACIREKFVDNKRARELQGFLDGVKKGQEQVLGDLSMILCDPFAINTLALSTIRHLQDLVGQDTLPRESPDLLLLLRMLSLGQGAWDMIDSQVFKEPKMEAELITKFLPMLMSFVVDDHTFNVDQKLPSEEKGPVPYPSTIPEAFTKFLQENRIACEIGLYYVLHITKQRNKNAFLRLLPALVETFSDLAFSDIFLHLLTGNLTLLGDEFALEEFCTSLFDGFFLTACSRKENVHRHVLRLLLHLHHKVAPAKLESLQKALEPTKQSGEAVKELYNQLTEKLELRKPSPAEATETPSMELTLPTVPTPASR, from the exons ATGCCTTCCATACAGCCTGTGGTCATGTGTGTCATGAAGCACCTGCCCAAG GTCCCTGAAAAGAAGCTGAAGTTAGTAATGGCCGATAAGGATTTGTATAAAGCCTGTGCGGTGGAGGTGAAGCGCCAGATTTGGCAGGATAACCAGGCTCTGTTTGGAGATGAGGTGTCTCCACTGCTGAAGCAATATAtcctggagaaagaaaatattctcttcAGCAATGATATTTCTGTCTTGCACAATTTCTTCAGTCCGTCTCCCAAAACAAGGCGTCAAGGAGAG GTGGTTCAAAAGCTGACCCAGATGATTGGCAAGAACGTGAAGCTCTACGATATGGTGCTGCAGTTTTTAAGAACCTTATTCCTTCGGACAAGGAATGTTCATTACTGCACGCTACGGGCAGAGCTCCTGATGTCGCTGCATGACCTGGAAATCAATGAAATCTGCACCGTTGACCCCTGTCATAAG TTCACTTGGTGCCTTGATGCCTGCATTCGGGAGAAGTTTGTGGACAACAAGAGAGCTCGGGAATTGCAAGGGTTTCTGGATGGAGTGAAGAAAGGACAAGAACAAGTGTTGGG GGACTTATCAATGATCTTGTGCGATCCCTTCGCCATTAACACCTTGGCCTTGAGTACCATCCGGCACCTGCAAGACCTGGTTGGGCAGGACACCTTACCCAGG GAAAGCCCggatctgctgctgctccttaGGATGCTGTCGTTGGGACAGGGGGCCTGGGACATGATCGACAGTCAAGTCTTCAAGGAACCAAAAATG GAAGCTGAGCTGATCACGAAGTTCTTGCCCATGCTGATGTCCTTTGTGGTGGATGACCACACATTCAATGTGGATCAGAAACTGCCCTCGGAGGAGAAGGGCCCAGTTCCCTACCCCAGCACCATTCCTGAAGCTTTCACCAA ATTCTTGCAGGAGAACAGAATAGCGTGTGAGATTGGGCTGTATTACGTCCTTCACATCACTAAGCAGAGGAACAAGAATGCTTTCCTTAGGCTCCTGCCAGCACTGG TTGAGACGTTCAGTGACTTGGCCTTCAGTGatatttttctgcatctgcttACTGGTAATCTCACGCTGCTGGGTGATGAATTTGCACTTGAGGAGTTCTGCACCAGTCTCTTTGATGGCTTCTTTCTCACTGCCTGCTCAAG AAAGGAGAATGTACACAGACATGTGCTGAGACTGCTGCTTCATCTGCATCACAAAGTGGCGCCTGCCAAATTAGAGTCTCTCCAGAAGGCTTTGGAACCCACCAAGCAG AGCGGGGAAGCTGTGAAGGAGCTTTATAACCAGCTCACTGAGAAACTGGAGCTTCGCAAGCCGAGTCCAGCTGAAGCCACTGAGACTCCCTCCATGGAACTGACCTTGCCCACTGTGCCCACGCCAGCCTCCCGCTGA
- the LOC102084681 gene encoding ectonucleoside triphosphate diphosphohydrolase 2: MSWRELLPPWLVITAGLTGIVLLCVSTKDVPVTPLRTKYGIVLDAGSSHTILFIYQWTTTKGNKTGVIRDCSSCLVQGLGFSNYSDFPQKVEKSLESCLNWAQKEIPADQHSQTPLYFGASASMRQLNLTHPTLPDGVLAALTVALKSSPFDFQRAQILSSPEKEAFNWVAVNYVLGNFFKYDWRGQLVPSGKRTAGVLSMGGTSAQLTAGVKEENQAPMEGARLQLYGQTHSVYTRRCPCHGTDQLRSSLLSTLIQEQRSAKTMSNPCWPLSYSREVQWHSVHEGPCAVSNDTSDIPGPEVFKITGSSNPTACMGLVQRLLNTSSSCSFFKHPLSSVFKPFQTRFLVMSEAMDFMRETVRSPDLGQAVNRLCGMSVKELVKESQTSLDTLADYCLVSVFIFHLSTKGYMFDLDRSVWTAFQEKMGDPSSGWTLGYLLNLTNTVPQDSPTFLKGIEPGVWSLLLVLFVVLLTGSFMRISYRVMVKENSFSNRNSSVFDDD, encoded by the exons ATGTCTTGGCGTGAACTCCTTCCCCCCTGGCTGGTGATCACAGCAGGACTGACGGGCATCGTGCTGCTTTGTGTCTCCACTAAAGATGTGCCCGTCACACCTCTCAGGACCAAG TATGGCATTGTTCTGGATGCTGGCTCATCCCACACCATCCTGTTCATCTACCAGTGGACCACCACCAAGGGAAACAAGACCGGGGTGATCAGGGACTGCAGCTCCTGTCTGGTGCAAG GTCTGGGATTCTCCAACTACTCAGATTTTCCTCAGAAGGTAGAGAAGAGCTTGGAGTCATGTTTGAACTGGGCCCAGAAAGAGATCCCAGCAGATCAGCACAGCCAAACCCCCCTCTACTTCGGAGCATCCGCCAGCATGAGGCAGCTGAA CCTCACCCATCCCACCCTCCCTGATGGTGTCCTTGCAGCCCTGACTGTGGCCCTGAAGTCATCCCCCTTTGACTTCCAGAGGGCACAAATCCTCTCCAGTCCAGAAAAGGAAGCATTCAATTGGGTTGCTGTTAATTATGTCCTGGGGAACTTCTTCAAG TACGACTGGCGGGGACAGTTAGTCCCCTCCGGGAAGAGGACGGCAGGAGTCCTGTCCATGGGAGGAACCTCAGCACAGCTCACTGCCGGGGTAAAAGAAGAGAACCAGGCACCAATGGAGGGAGCAAGGCTGCAGCTGTATGGGCAGACACACAGCGTGTACACTCGCCGCTGCCCCTGCCATGGCACGGACCAGCTCCGCAGCAGCCTGCTCTCCACACTCATTCAA GAACAGAGAAGTGCTAAAACCATGTCTAATCCCTGCTGGCCCCTCTCCTACTCCCGGGAAGTGCAGTGGCATTCAGTGCACGAGGGGCCTTGTGCTGTCAGTAATGACACATCGGACATCCCTGGCCCTGAGGTCTTCAAAATCACCGGCTCCAGCAATCCCACTGCCTGCATGGGACTCGTCCAGAGGCTGCTCAACACCTCCTCTTCCTGCAGCTTCTTCAAGCATCCCCTCAGCAGTGTTTTCAAGCCCTTCCAGACCAGGTTTCTG GTGATGTCTGAGGCCATGGATTTCATGAGAGAAACTGTACGCTCTCCGGACTTGGGCCAGGCAGTCAACAGGCTTTGTGGAATGTCCGTCAAAGAG CTGGTCAAAGAGTCCCAAACAAGCCTGGATACACTTGCTGATTATTGCCTCGTGTCTGTCTTCATCTTTCATCTCAGCACAAAGGGATACATGTTTGACTTGGACAGGTCTGTCTGGACTGCATTCCAGGAGAAG ATGGGTGACCCATCATCGGGCTGGACTCTTGGATACCTGCTGAATTTGACCAACACCGTCCCCCAGGACAGCCCAACCTTCCTCAAGGGGATTGAACCAGGGGTCTGGTCCTTGCTCCTCGTCCTCTTTGTAGTGCTGCTCACCGGCTCGTTCATGCGCATCTCGTACCGAGTGATGGTCAAGGAAAACAGCTTCAGtaacaggaacagcagcgttttTGATGACGACTGA
- the NELFB gene encoding negative elongation factor B isoform X2 has product MNGIGGETWIFSLLHKMRDCCWEPKRGAGITAFLPQLNTREEQYGAIRTENGVLLPSLQSALPFLDLHGTPRLEFHQSVFDELREKLLERVSAIALEGKVEERYKKLEDLLEKSFSLVKMPSIQPVVMCVMKHLPKVPEKKLKLVMADKDLYKACAVEVKRQIWQDNQALFGDEVSPLLKQYILEKENILFSNDISVLHNFFSPSPKTRRQGEVVQKLTQMIGKNVKLYDMVLQFLRTLFLRTRNVHYCTLRAELLMSLHDLEINEICTVDPCHKFTWCLDACIREKFVDNKRARELQGFLDGVKKGQEQVLGDLSMILCDPFAINTLALSTIRHLQDLVGQDTLPRESPDLLLLLRMLSLGQGAWDMIDSQVFKEPKMEAELITKFLPMLMSFVVDDHTFNVDQKLPSEEKGPVPYPSTIPEAFTKFLQENRIACEIGLYYVLHITKQRNKNAFLRLLPALVETFSDLAFSDIFLHLLTGNLTLLGDEFALEEFCTSLFDGFFLTACSRKENVHRHVLRLLLHLHHKVAPAKLESLQKALEPTKQSGEAVKELYNQLTEKLELRKPSPAEATETPSMELTLPTVPTPASR; this is encoded by the exons ATGAATGGTATTGGTGGAGAAACCTggattttttccctccttcacaAAATGAGAGACTGCTGCTGGGAGCCCAAGAGAGGAGCAGGCATCACCGCATTTCTGCCCCAACTCAACACCAGGGAGGAGCAATATGGAGCAATAAgg ACAGAAAATGGGGTGCTGCTGCCCTCGCTGCAGTCAGCCCTGCCCTTCCTGGACCTGCACGGCACCCCCAGGCTCGAGTTCCACCAGTCGGTGTTCGACGAGCTGagggagaagctgctggagagggtctcTGCCATCGCCTTGGAAGGGAAGGTTGAGGAGAG ATATAAGAAGCTGGAGGATCTCCTGGAGAAGAGTTTTTCCCTGGTCAAGATGCCTTCCATACAGCCTGTGGTCATGTGTGTCATGAAGCACCTGCCCAAG GTCCCTGAAAAGAAGCTGAAGTTAGTAATGGCCGATAAGGATTTGTATAAAGCCTGTGCGGTGGAGGTGAAGCGCCAGATTTGGCAGGATAACCAGGCTCTGTTTGGAGATGAGGTGTCTCCACTGCTGAAGCAATATAtcctggagaaagaaaatattctcttcAGCAATGATATTTCTGTCTTGCACAATTTCTTCAGTCCGTCTCCCAAAACAAGGCGTCAAGGAGAG GTGGTTCAAAAGCTGACCCAGATGATTGGCAAGAACGTGAAGCTCTACGATATGGTGCTGCAGTTTTTAAGAACCTTATTCCTTCGGACAAGGAATGTTCATTACTGCACGCTACGGGCAGAGCTCCTGATGTCGCTGCATGACCTGGAAATCAATGAAATCTGCACCGTTGACCCCTGTCATAAG TTCACTTGGTGCCTTGATGCCTGCATTCGGGAGAAGTTTGTGGACAACAAGAGAGCTCGGGAATTGCAAGGGTTTCTGGATGGAGTGAAGAAAGGACAAGAACAAGTGTTGGG GGACTTATCAATGATCTTGTGCGATCCCTTCGCCATTAACACCTTGGCCTTGAGTACCATCCGGCACCTGCAAGACCTGGTTGGGCAGGACACCTTACCCAGG GAAAGCCCggatctgctgctgctccttaGGATGCTGTCGTTGGGACAGGGGGCCTGGGACATGATCGACAGTCAAGTCTTCAAGGAACCAAAAATG GAAGCTGAGCTGATCACGAAGTTCTTGCCCATGCTGATGTCCTTTGTGGTGGATGACCACACATTCAATGTGGATCAGAAACTGCCCTCGGAGGAGAAGGGCCCAGTTCCCTACCCCAGCACCATTCCTGAAGCTTTCACCAA ATTCTTGCAGGAGAACAGAATAGCGTGTGAGATTGGGCTGTATTACGTCCTTCACATCACTAAGCAGAGGAACAAGAATGCTTTCCTTAGGCTCCTGCCAGCACTGG TTGAGACGTTCAGTGACTTGGCCTTCAGTGatatttttctgcatctgcttACTGGTAATCTCACGCTGCTGGGTGATGAATTTGCACTTGAGGAGTTCTGCACCAGTCTCTTTGATGGCTTCTTTCTCACTGCCTGCTCAAG AAAGGAGAATGTACACAGACATGTGCTGAGACTGCTGCTTCATCTGCATCACAAAGTGGCGCCTGCCAAATTAGAGTCTCTCCAGAAGGCTTTGGAACCCACCAAGCAG AGCGGGGAAGCTGTGAAGGAGCTTTATAACCAGCTCACTGAGAAACTGGAGCTTCGCAAGCCGAGTCCAGCTGAAGCCACTGAGACTCCCTCCATGGAACTGACCTTGCCCACTGTGCCCACGCCAGCCTCCCGCTGA
- the NELFB gene encoding negative elongation factor B isoform X1: MYAGLQELGVANGEDLKETLTNCTEPLKAIEQFQTENGVLLPSLQSALPFLDLHGTPRLEFHQSVFDELREKLLERVSAIALEGKVEERYKKLEDLLEKSFSLVKMPSIQPVVMCVMKHLPKVPEKKLKLVMADKDLYKACAVEVKRQIWQDNQALFGDEVSPLLKQYILEKENILFSNDISVLHNFFSPSPKTRRQGEVVQKLTQMIGKNVKLYDMVLQFLRTLFLRTRNVHYCTLRAELLMSLHDLEINEICTVDPCHKFTWCLDACIREKFVDNKRARELQGFLDGVKKGQEQVLGDLSMILCDPFAINTLALSTIRHLQDLVGQDTLPRESPDLLLLLRMLSLGQGAWDMIDSQVFKEPKMEAELITKFLPMLMSFVVDDHTFNVDQKLPSEEKGPVPYPSTIPEAFTKFLQENRIACEIGLYYVLHITKQRNKNAFLRLLPALVETFSDLAFSDIFLHLLTGNLTLLGDEFALEEFCTSLFDGFFLTACSRKENVHRHVLRLLLHLHHKVAPAKLESLQKALEPTKQSGEAVKELYNQLTEKLELRKPSPAEATETPSMELTLPTVPTPASR, translated from the exons ATGTACgcggggctgcaggagctgggggtggcCAACGGCGAGGACCTGAAGGAGACGCTGACCAACTGCACGGAGCCGCTGAAGGCCATCGAGCAGTTCCAG ACAGAAAATGGGGTGCTGCTGCCCTCGCTGCAGTCAGCCCTGCCCTTCCTGGACCTGCACGGCACCCCCAGGCTCGAGTTCCACCAGTCGGTGTTCGACGAGCTGagggagaagctgctggagagggtctcTGCCATCGCCTTGGAAGGGAAGGTTGAGGAGAG ATATAAGAAGCTGGAGGATCTCCTGGAGAAGAGTTTTTCCCTGGTCAAGATGCCTTCCATACAGCCTGTGGTCATGTGTGTCATGAAGCACCTGCCCAAG GTCCCTGAAAAGAAGCTGAAGTTAGTAATGGCCGATAAGGATTTGTATAAAGCCTGTGCGGTGGAGGTGAAGCGCCAGATTTGGCAGGATAACCAGGCTCTGTTTGGAGATGAGGTGTCTCCACTGCTGAAGCAATATAtcctggagaaagaaaatattctcttcAGCAATGATATTTCTGTCTTGCACAATTTCTTCAGTCCGTCTCCCAAAACAAGGCGTCAAGGAGAG GTGGTTCAAAAGCTGACCCAGATGATTGGCAAGAACGTGAAGCTCTACGATATGGTGCTGCAGTTTTTAAGAACCTTATTCCTTCGGACAAGGAATGTTCATTACTGCACGCTACGGGCAGAGCTCCTGATGTCGCTGCATGACCTGGAAATCAATGAAATCTGCACCGTTGACCCCTGTCATAAG TTCACTTGGTGCCTTGATGCCTGCATTCGGGAGAAGTTTGTGGACAACAAGAGAGCTCGGGAATTGCAAGGGTTTCTGGATGGAGTGAAGAAAGGACAAGAACAAGTGTTGGG GGACTTATCAATGATCTTGTGCGATCCCTTCGCCATTAACACCTTGGCCTTGAGTACCATCCGGCACCTGCAAGACCTGGTTGGGCAGGACACCTTACCCAGG GAAAGCCCggatctgctgctgctccttaGGATGCTGTCGTTGGGACAGGGGGCCTGGGACATGATCGACAGTCAAGTCTTCAAGGAACCAAAAATG GAAGCTGAGCTGATCACGAAGTTCTTGCCCATGCTGATGTCCTTTGTGGTGGATGACCACACATTCAATGTGGATCAGAAACTGCCCTCGGAGGAGAAGGGCCCAGTTCCCTACCCCAGCACCATTCCTGAAGCTTTCACCAA ATTCTTGCAGGAGAACAGAATAGCGTGTGAGATTGGGCTGTATTACGTCCTTCACATCACTAAGCAGAGGAACAAGAATGCTTTCCTTAGGCTCCTGCCAGCACTGG TTGAGACGTTCAGTGACTTGGCCTTCAGTGatatttttctgcatctgcttACTGGTAATCTCACGCTGCTGGGTGATGAATTTGCACTTGAGGAGTTCTGCACCAGTCTCTTTGATGGCTTCTTTCTCACTGCCTGCTCAAG AAAGGAGAATGTACACAGACATGTGCTGAGACTGCTGCTTCATCTGCATCACAAAGTGGCGCCTGCCAAATTAGAGTCTCTCCAGAAGGCTTTGGAACCCACCAAGCAG AGCGGGGAAGCTGTGAAGGAGCTTTATAACCAGCTCACTGAGAAACTGGAGCTTCGCAAGCCGAGTCCAGCTGAAGCCACTGAGACTCCCTCCATGGAACTGACCTTGCCCACTGTGCCCACGCCAGCCTCCCGCTGA